The following coding sequences lie in one Chionomys nivalis chromosome 8, mChiNiv1.1, whole genome shotgun sequence genomic window:
- the LOC130880190 gene encoding olfactory receptor 51F2-like, with translation MSTLQNTSSSSIIFLLTGVPGLEAYHTWISIPFCFLYTTALSGNSLILFAIITQPSLHEPMYYFLSMLSTADLGLSVSTLATMLGIFWFNAREISFNACLSQMFFIQLFTVMESSVLLAMAFDRYVAISNPLRYASVLTDLKVVAIGAAIVVRGTLIQTPLAVLLKRLSYCSSHVLRHSYCFHPDVMKLSCTDTRVNSALGLTALISTAGVDSVFIILSYVLIIRTVISIASPEERKKALSTCISHIGAVAVFYIPLLSLSFVHRFAKRAPPYVHTLVANAYLLTPPVLNPIIYSVKTKQIRKAVLKVLRSSMAKS, from the coding sequence ATGTCAACTCTCCAGAACACCTCATCTTCTTCCATCATTTTCCTGCTCACCGGTGTGCCTGGGCTGGAAGCCTACCACACCTGGATCTCCATCCCCTTCTGCTTTCTCTACACAACTGCCCTCTCAGGGAACAGCCTGATTCTCTTCGCCATTATCACTCAGCCCAGCCTCCACGAGCCCATGTATTATTTCCTCTCCATGCTGTCCACCGCTGACCTCGGACTGTCCGTATCCACTCTGGCCACCATGCTGGGAATATTCTGGTTCAATGCCAGGGAGATCAGCTTCAATGCCTGCTTGTCACAGATGTTCTTCATCCAACTCTTCACTGTCATGGAATCCTCAGTGCTGCTGGCCATGGCTTTtgatcgctatgtggccatctccAATCCTCTTAGATATGCCTCTGTCTTAACTGATCTTAAAGTAGTAGCGATTGGGGCAGCAATTGTTGTGCGCGGAACGCTGATCCAGACTCCCCTGGCAGTGCTCCTGAAAAGACTGTCCTACTGCAGCAGCCATGTGCTCCGCCACTCCTACTGCTTCCACCCCGATGTCATGAAGCTCTCATGCACAGACACCAGGGTCAACAGCGCGCTTGGGCTCACTGCCCTGATCTCCACTGCTGGAGTGGACTCTGTCTTCATCATCCTTTCCTATGTCTTGATCATTAGAACTGTTATAAGCATTGCttccccagaggagaggaagaaagcctTAAGCACGTGTATCTCCCATATTGGGGCTGTGGCTGTGTTCTATATTCCACTGCTCAGTCTGTCCTTTGTCCACAGATTTGCGAAACGAGCCCCACCCTATGTCCATACTCTGGTTGCCAATGCTTACTTACTGACTCCTCCTGTCCTGAACCCCATCATCTACAGTGTGAAGACCAAGCAGATACGCAAGGCTGTGCTGAAAGTTCTTCGTTCCAGCATGGCAAAGAGCTAG
- the LOC130880168 gene encoding olfactory receptor 51F2-like: MPYFNQSTAYPTVFFLTGIPGLETSQAWISIPFCCLYAIAISGNGMILFVIITESSLHEPMYYFLSMLSFTDLGLCFSTLVTVLGIFWFNVRKISFDACIGQMFFIHGFTFMESSVLLVMAFDRFIAICNPLRYAMILTTSRIIAAGFVIIIRGTTALVPLLLLLKRLSFCRSHVLHHSYCFHPDVMKLSCSDTKVNSAFGLVTVISTAGLDSVLILLSYVLIIRSVLCIASKEERKKAFGTCVSHLSAVAIFYIPMISLSLVHRFAKHAPPFVHTLIANVYLLIPPVMNPIIYSVKTKQIRKAVIKVFFIKPS; this comes from the coding sequence ATGCCGTACTTCAACCAGAGCACTGCCTATCCAACAGTCTTCTTCCTCACTGGCATTCCTGGTCTTGAGACCTCTCAAGCCTGGATCTCCATCCCTTTCTGCTGCCTATATGCTATCGCCATCTCTGGGAATGGCATGATCCTCTTTGTCATCATCACTGAGTCAAGCCTCCACGAACCCATGTACTATTTCCTGTCCATGCTGTCCTTCACAGACTTGGGTCTGTGCTTTTCCACGTTGGTAACTGTGTTGGGCATCTTCTGGTTCAATGTTCGAAAAATTAGCTTTGATGCCTGCATTGGCCAAATGTTCTTTATCCATGGCTTTACATTCATGGAGTCTTCAGTCCTCCTGGTGATGGCCTTTGACCGCTTTATTGCCATCTGTAACCCACTGAGGTATGCTATGATCTTAACCACCTCACGGATCATTGCGGCGGGTTTTGTAATTATAATTAGGGGGACCACAGCTCTTGTTCCTTTGCTCCTGCTCCTCAAGCGTCTGTCTTTTTGTCGTAGTCATGTGCTCCATCATTCCTACTGCTTCCATCCTGACGTGATGAAGCTTTCATGTTCAGACACCAAGGTTAACAGTGCCTTTGGCCTGGTCACTGTCATCTCTACTGCAGGCTTGGACTCTGTCTTGATCCTTCTCTCTTATGTTCTGATCATCCGCTCTGTGCTCTGCATTGCATCCAAGGAGGAGCGGAAAAAGGCGTTTGGGACCTGTGTCTCCCATCTCAGTGCTGTTGCCATCTTCTACATCCCTATGATCAGCCTTTCATTGGTGCACAGGTTTGCGAAGCATGCTCCTCCATTTGTTCACACTTTAATTGCCAATGTTTATCTCCTCATCCCTCCTGTAATGAATCCCATAATCTATAGTGTGAAGACCAAACAAATTCGCAAGGCTGTGATTAAAGTGTTCTTCATTAAGCCATCTTAG